The following are from one region of the Strix uralensis isolate ZFMK-TIS-50842 chromosome 4, bStrUra1, whole genome shotgun sequence genome:
- the RTN1 gene encoding reticulon-1 isoform X2 yields MQASADSTKMDCLWSNWKCQAIDLLYWRDIKQTGIVFGSLLLLLFSLTQFSVVSVVAYLALAGLSATISFRIYKSVLQAVQKTDEGHPFKAYLEMEMNLSQDQIQKYTDCLQLYVNSTVKELRRLFLVQDLVDSLKFAVLMWLLTYVGALFNGLTLLIMAVVSMFTLPVVYDKYQAQIDQYLGLVRTHINTVVAKIQAKIPGAKRKAE; encoded by the exons ATGCAAGCCAGTGCCGATTCCACCAAGATGGACTGTCTTTGGAGCAACTGGAAATGTCAGG CTATCGACCTGTTGTACTGGCGTGACATTAAGCAGACAGGGATCGTGTTCGGCAGTCTCctgttgctgctcttctcccTGACCCAGTTCAGTGTTGTCAGCGTCGTGGCCTACCTGGCCCTTGCCGGCCTCTCGGCCACCATTAGCTTCAGAATCTACAAATCGGTCCTACAGGCTGTGCAGAAGACGGACGAGGGCCACCCCTTCAA AGCCTACTTGGAGATGGAAATGAATCTTTCACAGGACCAGATTCAGAAATACACAGACTGTCTCCAGCTATACGTCAACAGCACAGTCAAAGAGCTGAGGAGACTCTTTCTCGTTCAGGACCTCGTGGATTCTTTAAAA TTTGCAGTACTAATGTGGCTGCTGACTTATGTGGGAGCCCTCTTCAATGGCCTGACTCTTCTGATAATGG ctgtGGTGTCTATGTTTACTCTCCCCGTTGTATATGACAAGTACCAG GCACAGATTGATCAATACTTGGGACTTGTGCGGACCCACATAAACACTGTTGTGGCAAA GATTCAAGCTAAAATCCCAGGTGCTAAGAGAAAGGCAGAGTAA